CGTATGTACATGAGCGGAGGCAGTTTGTCTTGTCCCCGAGTTGctggaagtggatgtggaaatGGACAGTGAAATGGTTAAAGAAATGGTTGAAAAAATGGCAGTGGATATGGACAGGCACTTGCGTAACATTTCACCACGCTTCATTtgcacaattattttgcacGCCTATCCTATCCTATGTCTCTGGACTTTGAATTGAGTTCCCATGGCAGCTGCAGATTGCATATTGCAGATTGGCGGCAATTAAAGCGATGCCTTAATTAAATCCCCGACTAATGCCGCCTCGATTGAAGCCCCATGGCATTTGATGGATAATTGCCGCACTTGTTGCAATTTGCTGCCTGGACAATGGTTGCTTGTTCCACGCCCCGTTTCGAAGACAAGGTCAAGCTCAAGTTCAACACGCGTGACAATTGGTGGCAACTTCGCATAATTTACCGCTTCCTTGTGAAACGACCACTTGCGATTTAAACTGGCACTTGGACTTAAACTTGATTTCCGCCGTCTCCTAACAATGCCGCCAAAATGgctctttctttctctctgAAAGTTTTGTGAAAGGAGCTAGGGGCAGGGACCTGCGAATGGACACCGAAATGGGCTGGCCAGGTGAGCTGCCCAGAGCAACGGACTTGATTGCCGGACTAGCAAATTGCTGGATTTGCTGCGAATTTGAATGAGCCGCTAAAGGAAAGCCGCACGAAAGGGTGCCTTGAATGGCATTAGTTCGGCTCTTTAATGTTCCGATTTGCCCCGCGTACAGATCAATTCATAACATTTCGAATCCGATTACAGGCCTATCAGTGTAATTGAGGTATCAATAGGTTTTTATTCACCATGCTCACTTTCCAAGTTCAATGTGCGCCTGCTTTCGATTACTTTTGAGTACCAATAACTTGAACTTAACTCTTAGTTTGGCCATAAGTTTCTTTATTAGTTTcaaatctgaatctgaatccaTAATGAAATGATCAAGTTGACATGTATAATTTTCCTTGCCCATCGTAGGTTTAAGGCTTAGTTGCACGTTTCCCCATTAGAAATGTATTTGGTTATATATGTATCAGTTTATTAGCATATCTCTACTATTATAATTATAGATTATTCTGCGTTGGCTCTAAAAGCTAAATTAATACGTGTTTGTGGtgcacaacaacagcatcgCTCACAAATTAGTCAAGATCAAGGTTTGTTTATGTATATTCAAGCGCTCAGAAATAACGAAAGCCGACTCATTCATTCATGAGTGTGGGTGAATTCAAAGTTTTGTGGGTGATCGTAAaagtaaaaactaaaaatggttgagttgctgctgctgtcgcatcaacttgctgctgatgtggctGTTGTGCTGcagatgttgttgctgctgctgcagtcgcAGTCTGCGCATTTCTCAGTTGTTGCTTTCAATTAGCAATGCAGATTGTTGCTACACAgagaaatatttgtaatactAATTCATTCACAtgatttgcaaataaaattgaacatATTTTTAGAGTGGCTACACTATTTTACTGACCGCATGCTTTATCGCTTGAGTTACTGCTTTTAGATGTCCAAATCGACTGATTTTCTCCCTGTGTAGCTGCACTACGTAAACACGCGAACTGGAGCTCTCAGTCCGGCAGACCCACGCTCACCCTCTGCCCCGCTGAGCTGCGCCGCGCCTGCGCAGCTGACGGCGACTGCGACGGCGTACCGCCCACCATCAGAGCGTCGCCGCTGAAGCAGAGGCTGCTGCGCAGGTGTTTGCGGGGGTCGGAGGGCACGGGCGGATCCTCATCGTTACTCTGCGTGTTTCCCCCCACCGCGGATTGGTTTTGTGGCGATTTTGGCAAGATTTTCCTACCAACGCCGTGGGCCTCgtaattattgttattgtttaatGGCTTGATTCGACTGGTTTCCATAAAAGAGCGTTGATGTTGAtattgctgcggctgctgctgctgctgctgctgctggcgacTTCCTGTCGGCATATTTGGCTGCTGACGGGGGCGACTTTCGTAGCTGGGCTCCTGCCATTCCTGCCTATCCTCCCGATCCTGCCGATCGTCGTAGTAGGCGTACTCCGCTGCCTCCTCGTTGTAGGTCACATGCTTCTTGGGCAATCCAGGACTTCTGGTTAGCTGCAATCTGCGCACGCGACTTTCCACCTGGTCGTAGGGATCCTGCTCCTGTGCCGTTTGCTTGAGTATCCTCTtgggcagtggcagtggccGTGGGCGTGGTCGCCGCCACTCGGGACTGTCGTTCAATGGTTTCTTGGTGACCTTGGGCTCCAGATCGACGCTGAAACTGCGCACATTTCTTTTGACCTGCAGCTTGGGACTGTTCTTGGAGTTCAGCTCCACTTCGCGCTTGTCATTGAAATCCATGTGCGGTCGCCTGGCATTATTTTGGGTCACATTGTCCGCCTCGTTTACGTAATCGTAGAATTGTATCTTGGAGCTGTAAGCCTGCTGGCGACGACTGCCAGTGTTCTCAGGCTTGCTATCCGTTTCCTGGGCTCTCACTTCGGTGAGTTTTGGAGTTATTTCCCTGCGTAAGCCCCTGGCCAGAGAAGGTTTACTTCCAGGATTGGACTGCAGATTGTCGTAGAACTGTATGGATGAGCTGGCAAACTCCTTGTGGAACATGCGCCGTGTGTCCACCTCATCGGCTGCATTCTGATTGGAGGTAATCCTGTCCGCAGGCCTCTCCAGTTGCTGGCTGTTTCTCCTCTTGGTTCGCGTTTCCACCGCGGAATCCGCTCGAGAATCGTCTGGCCAGAAGAAGTGCGACTCCTGGCGATTGCACACCTTCACCGCCTGGCGCTCCACCATTTTGGGCGGCAGGCCCGTGTAGAATTTTCCATTCAGCATGATCGCCCAATCTCTTCGCCGGATTCAGATGGTCAACGCAACTGATCGGAGACTGATCCGCAAACCGACTGACACAAAAAGAATCCGGCGGAGGCCGAGAGCACATAAAATGGCTGAGATGTTGGCGTCGCCAGCGGCGTTGTCATTTGTCGTAGGCGTTCATTTTCGAGTTTGAGTTTGCTCAGGTGATCAGCGATCAACCAGGGCCCAGACTAATTTGCGATTCTTGCGAAAAACAACTCGAGAAGTGAGTAAAAACGAGGTGCTCTGTGTGTTCTTGAACTAACAGATACTCTAACCATTGAAAATATACACTATTAATGATATTTCAATGCTGTAGTTTTGAGAAAGCAAACAGTTTAATGCATTTAGTTTGGAAAATGTCACACATGTAGTTTTTAGGTTCAGCAAAACACATGTGAAAACACATTATACCCTTTAGCAAACTCTGCGAGTGACTTGTcttataaacaacaaacacaaacagcaTTTCGAggcaaaaatttatttgccgCCAGTGCAGCGTGGACGTTGGCAGCGCAGTCGACTgcgcagcggcagcgacgagTTTCCATCTAAGGTCACATCAAATCGCggcatttttcacttttggaACGAAAAGTTGATTTTCGTGAGCTCAGCGTTGACcaaatgttttggtttttacttcgcttttggccagaatGCCGCCAAAGTTAGCCAGCCAAGAATAATAAACGACAACAGCTGCCAATTATTGGGTGCTTTAATGGCTTCAATTCGTACTTTTGGCCGCAAGTGCGTGTCACTTGAATGATGCTCCGTATGGCCgacactgcgtatacgtaatatcaCATGGCTTGAGTTTGAGAGGAGCTCAGTGAACTGCGTCTGTAAAAAAACTGATACATTAAAACATactagtttttatttaattaaattaaatttattttctcttGATCTTTACATGGTTTGCCATTGGAATCGAGTGGGGAGATGTGTGGGGAGCTTTGCTGATGGACACTACTACTgctacttttgtttttgcttccATTATTCATTTCATTGGGTACCTGGGCGGTGCCCAGGCTGCGTTTTAGTCGAAGACGTAATTGGAGTACGTAATAAGCTTAATGTACAAACAATGCCATAGAAACACATACAATATATCATACACGCTCGGTTTTGCATACGGCTCTATGTGGGGCTACTACGTTGGAGGGTTTGAAACTGCGTCGAAGTGGCATTTCTATGTGGCATTTCTATATCTCAGTGTGGTGGCTGCTTATGAAGATGGGCACTATTTATATACGTTCTGCGGGGGGATATGTTAGGTTGCTTAGACTACGTTTGATttcgagttgagttgagtttcGCTGACACGGAAGGGGGGGATATCTATGTTATGTTACGGGGATTATAACCTGACATTTACaaactttgcttttgctgAGTAGTGTTGTTAAACATATACTTGGGTTTGCTCTCGGCTGCTTAAGACTTTATTTACAATTCGTATTTATAGCTGGTAGGCTGGGCAGTAAGCCTTTCTCTTCGATGCTGCTGCttactgttgctgctgctgctgctgctgcttactgctgttgctgctgctgcgggggCAGCAGTTGCATCGGCGACATCACTATTATGTTGGTGGCTCCTCCGGCGGCGTGGCCATAGTCCAGGGGCTTCTGCATCGCCTCCACATCCAGATCCGGGGCCCGGGTGATCACGCAGTACTGGTTCCCATTGTACGTGACAATGGGCATGCCGTGCTGCATGTTGCTGGCGTGCTCGCTCAGCTGGGCCTGCATGTAGGTGGCGGCCGTCGGCGAATTGGCAATGATGTGCGACACCGGCACCGACACCTGGATTCGCAGGGAAAGGGGGTAAACGGAAGGGTAACAGAATACAGAATACAGCGGAAAGTGAATGCGGTGAGTTTGTTGGTGTTcaatgttgctgttggctgtttcagtgttgttgctgtggtttCAGTTCATTTGGTCTGTTAATAGGTAGTTACTTCTTGGCTCTGGTTGTTGCCGTTGTGGTTGCTACTACTATTGTTATTGTACATAGGCGCACTGgtctgttgttgctgctgctgctgctgctgttgctgttgctgctgctgttgctgctgcagatgttgCTGGTGTTTTCTGGCTGCCTTCTTTCCGTGTGCCacgtgttgctgctgctgttggtgctgctgctgctgttgcggatgttgctgcggctgctgttgctgctgctgctgctggtggctggCATTGAGTATCATCTGGTTTTGAATGATTATCTTCTGCTTTCGTGCTTGGGCCTCCATCTGAATTTGGTTTTGATTAGCATCCATTTGGTAGTTGcgactgttgttgctgttgctgttgctgctgctggtcttAGCAATGACtcctgccgccgctgctgctggttttgTTGACTCTGCGACTAGCCGTTCCGGCTGTCAATACTACAATTCAGTAAGGGACAAAAAGGGAGAAGAGGTGAAGGGTTAAATCCACTCCAGCAAATATCACAAATCTCGCCTTGGCTCAACTTTCGCCAGGAGTGTCTACCGACATCTTCTCACCTCCAGATGACTCTTGGCGTGAATGGACCACTCGTCCCGACTCGAGAACATCCTGCCGCACAGCTCGCACGTCCAGGAcaactgctgctgatggtgcgGTATGATGATACCGGGAATCGACGTCGGCGCTCCCTGAGCGGATTGCACTATTATGTTCTGGGCGGCCACCTGGaccgcctgctgctgcagctgcagctccaggcTCTGCTTGTTGTCCTCCGGCGGCGGATCCGGctgctccttcttcttcaccaTGTTGTTCAATCGCTTGCCCAGTGGCGCAATGTTCGTGGGCGTCACGTGCTTGAACTTGTTCATGTGGATCACCAGCTTGTCCCGCCTGGCGAACGCCTTATTGCAAACCTAAAATGGAGGATTCGAGGGCGAGGATTAGATATTGATTGCGGCGAGTGGTGCGAGGGGCTCGAGGGCAGCTTATACTTCACAAATATAGGGCTTCTCGCCGGTGTGGATGCGCATGTGGATGGTCAGCTTGTCCTTGCGGGCGAGTCCTTTGCCGCAGACCGTGCACTCGAATGCCTTGTTGGTGGCTGTAAGAACGCAAAGTTGATTGATTCAAACTACTGCTGGAAATAGTTCTAGTTCTTCCAATACTCACACTTTGAGGGATTTGTCTTGCGCACCCCCGAGGATGCCTGTTGCACCTGTTGCAGGGCCTTGAGTCGACTGGCGGGGTGCATGGAGCCCCCCTCGACGTACGGCTCTGTGAAGGGGATGAGGTTGGGCTTGGGTATGTTGTAGGTCAGTTGCTCGGCCGCCGACCAGGTGCCCAGGCTCTGCAGCACCCGCACTCCCCCCTCGAATCCCATTCCGTCGTCCGGCACCGTGAAGGTGCTCTCCCCCGCCGCCGCAGCTGCCACACTGGAGGAACTGATCTGCGGCACCTTGATGGTTGCCGCAtagtgctgctgttgctgttgttgctgctgctgctgttgctgctgctgttgttgctgctgctgttgctgctgctgctgcatgttgcCGTTGTtctggctgttgttgttgttgttggccgtGGGGGAGTTCTGTTGCTGGGacgtctgctgctgcttgaaCTGGATGGCCGCCTGGGccatctgctgctgcaccGCCATGTGCGCCTCGAGATATGCGTTCTTCTGGGCCACCGTCATCTTATCCATGTTAACGGCGCCGATCTGGGCAAAGACATACAATGGGGATTAGGTTGGGGATaagaatatttaataaaataaatctacAGATCTAGTATTACTATCAAGTCAATGTCTTTAAACTCTTTTAACTTTGGATCATTGCACTAATAAATGAATTAACACTGGTATGTTTATGGATCTGCGAGGGTATTCGAATCACCGCCAGTCTTTTTTCATGGGTCTTATCGCCAATGCCACCCCTAACTGTAATTTGTGGGGGTGCTTGTGTGAGTGTTGCGAAATTTCGCTGGCGtcaacggcaacggcaacagcgacgtcgactgcggcagcggcagccacCCCCTTTGCGGAAAAGCACTCGACTCGATTCACTTCGGCCTGCCCTTGCGCAAAAATTTGTGACTTGAGCTTTTCCCAGCCCAACTTTCGGATTGTTGGATTGCTGGATGGTTGGATTGCCACCCCcttgtggttgtgtgtgtatgcCGGCCGCTTCTTCCTCTTCCGTTTTTTCGGGCTTCCTCTTCTGCTTCCTCTTCTGCCTTTTCTGCTTCTTCAGCTTTTTCACTTTTGGACCCGTTGGTTTGAGGCTTTTCCGTGTCTGCCCGGATTTATTTTCAAGCGCGCTATAGTTTAGCCTCAACTTTTGAGTTTTGGGTTTTGAGTTTTCCCAccgtttttgcttttttatccACCGACACTGCACTATAtccattttctatttttggtCATTTTTGAGGGGATTCCGAGCCAGCTTTAGACACCTTACAGCACTTCCCTAACCCACCACCGCCCCTTTTCTTGCGCCTGGCCATTGACATTTCCACATGCATTTTCACTGCCAGTTGGTGGGGCTTTTCTTTGGACTTTCTCAGGTTTTTCCGTATTCGCTTGCGTTTTCCGCTTACCACACTTGAAAATCAATACGAGAATGGTCGCtgtttttccgattttccgcttttcctcgACGCGAATTCGGTGGAAATGCTGAGCCGCCAAGGATTCGCCGTCGTCTACTTCCCAGTGCCTATtgtttgtgtatgtatattgcgaaaccgaaaccgaaaccgatTCACTTCTCTGCCACCTTTTTTGACTCGACGTCGACTCAAAAGCTCTGCGCCCTCACACCCCctgaattattattattttgagtaattatttgttattttcggAAGGCCGCAGGACGCCGTACGCCGTACGTGGATATAGGATGTAGGATGTGGGATGCGAGCAGAGCGAAGGCAGCCAGATACCGACTGTCGaattgcttttgccttttccACAAAAATCGGAAGCGGTACGCTACGCAAGGCGAAAAGCGTTGCATACCTCACGGCGTCCAAGCGGGGAGAGCTtttgctctctctcttttctctCTCACTTCTCTCCGaacgcacacatacactcgcAACAATAACTGCTGGCAACGCACAGTGGTAAGAGACTATCTAAAATTGTTTCATAAagtaaaaaattcaaaaacacttaaaaaacATGGTaatgcaatatattttattttttattaccagctatgaatatttttcttttaataatacaaaaattctGAAGATAAACAGAATTAACTTGAGATTTCTTGGCATATCAGTTTCAAGTAGCTTTATGAGAGATGTGATGTACGACTTGATTTAAGCCTTATCGGTGCAGCGTAGGAATTACTTGGCCTTTAAAGGTATACCTTAAAGCACTAGCCAAATCTTAATTAACCCTTTAATCTAAGTAAATCGCTTGAAACCAATTAATCCAggcaaaatttattgtttttcttaatTGGGTTAATTGCAGCCTGTGCAGGGCACTTTGCACCGCGAAAAAGTGTGCCACATGCAACGCACACTTCTGCACCGAAAGTTGGcccataaatttaatttgatttcattgtttgttttaattttcaacgTTTTTTTCATTGGACACTTGAAAGGGGCGAAAAAACTTTGCCATTTGGCCAGCGGCAAGTTGGAGGCTAAAAAGCTGTTGCTCCTGTTGATTTTCCTGCCGTGTGGGATGCACTTTCTaggggcaaataaaaaactgcAGGACCAGCATTTTGAACCCACCTCCAAAAATTCTGCGAGTGCGCAATTGCCAGTTTAAGGTGGTGCAAAAACGGGTGCAATGGCTGGTGATGCAAAAATTGCGCGCATTTTAGTCCATTTTTTCTATGTTTCGGCAAACAAATGATGTGGCAACAGGTGTACTAGCGAACCGAACTTATTCCTCTGGCGGAGCTTCCTCTGCGGGTGGCTCTGCTGCCTGAGCAGCTTCCTCGGCCACTGGAGGGGCTTCAGGCGCCGGAGCAGCCTCTGGGGCAGGCGGAGCTGCTTCCGGAGCGGGAGCTGCTTCAGGAGCGGGAGATGCTTCCGGAGGTGGAGCAGCTTCACCTGCCTCCGCAGCAGCAGTGTCACCCGCTTCAGACTCCTCGTCTTCAGCTGGTGGCGGTGGAGCCTCATGAACACTTCGGTCTGACTCCACATCGGAGCTTCCACCCTCCCCTTGGTTTTCCTCCTCCAGGTCGTGTAGGTCCTCCTTGGagtcctgctcctccgcctccgGTTGGATTTCCTCGTAGACAATGACTTCCTTCCACAGGATCTCCTCGTCCACACAAACGGCCTCCTCGTCATGAGGTTCCACACGTTTGTTGAGATCCAGTTCCGAAATACAGGGCTCAGATCTCTCGAAACCTCCACAGGTGACACAGGAAGACGACGAGAGCAGCATGGAGGAATGCGGGGATGTGGTGGACAAGGGTGCACTACTGCTTTGGGTTTTCTTGGCTCGCGGCTGCACTCCCCTCGCACTCGGCATCGGAGCATAGGTCATGGTGGTCTGCTGCGACTTGTCCTGGATGGCCACATCCGGTCGTTGCTGGCACTGGTTGCTGATTTCCGGCATCTTTGGATTGCTGCGCACCAGGTAATCGGACAGACGCACCTTCCAGTTCTCCTGGCTGCAGTCCAGGTTCTGCATTATGTCGTAGATCTCCTCGAGCAGCGGCTTCAGCATCGGCCTATTGCAGAAGTTATTGTGGTCGAACATTTGATGGGGCTCATGAATGTCTGGAAAATTGCAGACTATGATATTTCAGTTCTTGCATCTTTGAAGTGCTACTTACAGTTGGGAAAAATGAAGTTTATCTCACGGGCCACACTGTGACTGTTCTTGGTAACATGGATATTGCGTTCCAGGTCCGATGCCGAGCCACTACAGGTTCAATTTTACCTAAAGAATTAACAATTTAACTTGAAAGCAAACTCACAAATAACAAATCATGATGTTGAGCAACTCCTGCACCGCATTTTCCTTGGCAACTATGAACGCCTCGGAAACACCCTTCGAAAGCAGAATGACCTCCAGCATGAAACCCTTTTCATCGGCATAATCAGCATAGAACTCGGCGGCAGTTTCGGGCGAAAAGGCAATCCTTCGATTACCCTGAAGCTGGAAACCCTCGGCGAGCAACTTCAAGAGCACCGGACGCCGCTTGTGCAGATAGTCCGGCTTGATGAGGAACAGGGAGTTCTCAAACATATCAgctagaaaatatatactgTTCCACGGGTAATTGGGAATTTTCAATAATGTGCTACTGGGTTCGTTTAAGTTTTCTTTATGATTTATAAGATCAATGTTCGTATTTTACACAGTTTTGCTTGATATCTTAAACTACACACACTGCTCAACTGACTTCGGACAGATGGGGATATCGATACAAAGTTTGCGCCTCGTAGATTTCGCtaatttttatattgaaattaCGTTTAGGGTTCTGCTTAGTGTAAGTGTTAGTTTAGTTAAGTTTAACTTCTTTCAGCCGGTGTTTGAGTGCGTTATAAAATCAGTTTCATCACAAATTTACCTAACAAATTTAGAGCCAAAAACCGGggtacaaaacaaaaagtaagtAATCATGTTTCATTTACAGTAAATCGTTATAGAATGTAAACAGATATATGTAAAggtatatgcatatataaagcGTGGGATCGGGTCCCTACTCCCTCTAATCCTTCGCGACTTGTTCGCACATCACAACGCATCACTTAGGCTGTTGAAGATAGTACATTAATGAATGTATTGTTGGGGTCCTTCAACCTTTAGCTTACCTGAAATTCTGGCAAAGGCCAACGAAGACTTTTCGCTATCAAAACACTTGCCAATTTCGGCGCAAATATGCGACTGATCAATATAGGGTCGCTTGGCCAAGTTCTTAATGCTATTGCCATAGATGGAGATCATCTCAGAGCACTGCAATGCAAGCGAACGTATAGGTATTTGTAACATTTACACATTCAAGTTACTTACAATCTTGTAGTACTTGGCTGGCAAGTTCTCGCATCCAACCGATGTCATCTGCAGGGCTGTCACTTCGGTTTCGTCATCTTTCTTCTCTTGCAGGAAGGGCAAAAGAGCCTGGGTGACTCCATGGCACACACCACACTCCACAACCTCATCGGTGACGGCCACGCTGAAGCAGAGCTGCAGTTTCTGGCACACCTCCTTGGGCGGCACGTCGCTCAGCAACTTCAGCACAGCCGAGGCATATCCATCGACGAAGGTGTCGCACTGTTTGCGCACCGTGGCTGGCAGGTGATTGCAAACTGACTCAATCGCACGCTTAATGGCGTCCTGTTCGGTCTTATTCTTAAGATCGGAATCCAGCTTGGTCATGATGAACTCGCAAAGGGCGCAGCTAGGCGGATCCCTAATGGTAGACAGCTTGTTGTCCTGATGCGGCAGAGCAATCACGTCGTACTTCAAAGCCTCATCAACTTCGACTGTATTACAGAAATATAATTCATTAGTATAAACCAGTACATATCGTAGTGCTAGAACCAAATACTCACGATCATCCAGATCAGCCAGGACGCACATTCCCAACTCTGCGCAGATGAGCTTGGGATCCATTTCCTTCAGCAGCAGATCGGCAATCTTATCGCCGTACTTGTCGATTACCTTGTGGCATTTACCGTTCAGTGGCTTCCTCATCCGGTCGCAAGACTCTTCCAGGATTTGCTTGATGCTGTCCCTGGTGGGGTGCTTGCCCATACGCTTCTCCAAGGTCTTAACCAGCTCCTCGCAGATCAGGCAGTTGGGTGCGGAACTGAATTCTGGGTCGAAGGCAAACTGAGGGCGCACCTCAATGTCATTGAAGCTGATTTCCTCACTGCTGGACTTGTCCTCACCATCGACATCGTCGCCCAGCGAAATGGCCAAGTCGCTGAGAGCGTCTGTTTTCTTCATGCAGAGCTTCAGTTGCACGCAGATCTCCTGCGGCTTGAAATCTGTGATCAGCATGTCGACCAGCTCATTGGAATAGGTGTTCACGAAGTCAACGCACTCGTCCTTCAGATCTTTGGGCAGATGGCTACAAAGGCCATTTAGAACCTTTTTGATGTTATCCTTGGACTTATTGTCGCGGATCTTCATCTGGGCCTGCTCAACGGCAAAGAGGCATAGAGAGCAAGTAGGGGAATCCTGTTCATCGCTGGATGGCAGGGGATTGAACACTTCGACGTCGTCCTTCTTGGGCAGATTCTTCGGGCACATCTGCATAAGGGGGCACACGTCACGGGGATTCAGTCCTTGGACGAGCAGAGCAATCACAGCATCACCATACATCTCCACAAAGTTTCGGCATTGACCGGCAACTCCCGAGGGCAGTTTGGTACA
This genomic stretch from Drosophila yakuba strain Tai18E2 chromosome 3R, Prin_Dyak_Tai18E2_2.1, whole genome shotgun sequence harbors:
- the LOC6538943 gene encoding uncharacterized protein LOC6538943, which translates into the protein MLNGKFYTGLPPKMVERQAVKVCNRQESHFFWPDDSRADSAVETRTKRRNSQQLERPADRITSNQNAADEVDTRRMFHKEFASSSIQFYDNLQSNPGSKPSLARGLRREITPKLTEVRAQETDSKPENTGSRRQQAYSSKIQFYDYVNEADNVTQNNARRPHMDFNDKREVELNSKNSPKLQVKRNVRSFSVDLEPKVTKKPLNDSPEWRRPRPRPLPLPKRILKQTAQEQDPYDQVESRVRRLQLTRSPGLPKKHVTYNEEAAEYAYYDDRQDREDRQEWQEPSYESRPRQQPNMPTGSRQQQQQQQQPQQYQHQRSFMETSRIKPLNNNNNYEAHGVGRKILPKSPQNQSAVGGNTQSNDEDPPVPSDPRKHLRSSLCFSGDALMVGGTPSQSPSAAQARRSSAGQRVSVGLPD
- the LOC6538944 gene encoding alpha-protein kinase 1 isoform X2, with translation MDKMTVAQKNAYLEAHMAVQQQMAQAAIQFKQQQTSQQQNSPTANNNNNSQNNGNMQQQQQQQQQQQQQQQQQQQQQQQQHYAATIKVPQISSSSVAAAAAGESTFTVPDDGMGFEGGVRVLQSLGTWSAAEQLTYNIPKPNLIPFTEPYVEGGSMHPASRLKALQQVQQASSGVRKTNPSKSTNKAFECTVCGKGLARKDKLTIHMRIHTGEKPYICEVCNKAFARRDKLVIHMNKFKHVTPTNIAPLGKRLNNMVKKKEQPDPPPEDNKQSLELQLQQQAVQVAAQNIIVQSAQGAPTSIPGIIIPHHQQQLSWTCELCGRMFSSRDEWSIHAKSHLEPERLVAESTKPAAAAAGVIAKTSSSNSNSNNSRNYQMDANQNQIQMEAQARKQKIIIQNQMILNASHQQQQQQQQPQQHPQQQQQHQQQQQHVAHGKKAARKHQQHLQQQQQQQQQQQQQQQQQQTSAPMYNNNSSSNHNGNNQSQEVSVPVSHIIANSPTAATYMQAQLSEHASNMQHGMPIVTYNGNQYCVITRAPDLDVEAMQKPLDYGHAAGGATNIIVMSPMQLLPPQQQQQQ
- the LOC6538944 gene encoding mediator of RNA polymerase II transcription subunit 15 isoform X1; this encodes MDKMTVAQKNAYLEAHMAVQQQMAQAAIQFKQQQTSQQQNSPTANNNNNSQNNGNMQQQQQQQQQQQQQQQQQQQQQQQQHYAATIKVPQISSSSVAAAAAGESTFTVPDDGMGFEGGVRVLQSLGTWSAAEQLTYNIPKPNLIPFTEPYVEGGSMHPASRLKALQQVQQASSGVRKTNPSKSTNKAFECTVCGKGLARKDKLTIHMRIHTGEKPYICEVCNKAFARRDKLVIHMNKFKHVTPTNIAPLGKRLNNMVKKKEQPDPPPEDNKQSLELQLQQQAVQVAAQNIIVQSAQGAPTSIPGIIIPHHQQQLSWTCELCGRMFSSRDEWSIHAKSHLEY
- the LOC6538945 gene encoding fibrous sheath CABYR-binding protein; protein product: MFENSLFLIKPDYLHKRRPVLLKLLAEGFQLQGNRRIAFSPETAAEFYADYADEKGFMLEVILLSKGVSEAFIVAKENAVQELLNIMICYFGSASDLERNIHVTKNSHSVAREINFIFPNYIHEPHQMFDHNNFCNRPMLKPLLEEIYDIMQNLDCSQENWKVRLSDYLVRSNPKMPEISNQCQQRPDVAIQDKSQQTTMTYAPMPSARGVQPRAKKTQSSSAPLSTTSPHSSMLLSSSSCVTCGGFERSEPCISELDLNKRVEPHDEEAVCVDEEILWKEVIVYEEIQPEAEEQDSKEDLHDLEEENQGEGGSSDVESDRSVHEAPPPPAEDEESEAGDTAAAEAGEAAPPPEASPAPEAAPAPEAAPPAPEAAPAPEAPPVAEEAAQAAEPPAEEAPPEE
- the LOC6538946 gene encoding prosaposin, producing MERAGLLAVLALCCAFGVFAAATPLLGSSKCTWGPSYWCGNFSNSKECRATRHCIQTVWETQQVPVDTDSICKICKDMVTQARDQLKSNETEEELKEVFEGSCKLIPIKPIQKECIKVADDFLPELVEALASQMNPDQVCSVAGLCNSARIDEMFRNGIQAGLDGTAQEEDDSTEETELVMQPNQLSCGNCNLLSRLMHSKFAATDRDDMVETMLHMCGSLSSFSDACANIVLTYFNDIYDHVSKHLTTDAVCHVSGVCASRYHQHEEDKQPQEALVALDAGDDIPCELCEQLVKHLRDVLVANTTETEFKQVMDGFCKQSKGFKDECLSIVDQYYHVIYETLVNKLDANGACCMIGICQKNSASSIKDIPIMPLLPVIEPAQVQITIEKLEKHEKKQLGASEPKFSQQEILDMQLPIDHLMGAANPGALVEGGELCTLCEYMLHFIQETLATPSTDDEIKHTVENICTKLPSGVAGQCRNFVEMYGDAVIALLVQGLNPRDVCPLMQMCPKNLPKKDDVEVFNPLPSSDEQDSPTCSLCLFAVEQAQMKIRDNKSKDNIKKVLNGLCSHLPKDLKDECVDFVNTYSNELVDMLITDFKPQEICVQLKLCMKKTDALSDLAISLGDDVDGEDKSSSEEISFNDIEVRPQFAFDPEFSSAPNCLICEELVKTLEKRMGKHPTRDSIKQILEESCDRMRKPLNGKCHKVIDKYGDKIADLLLKEMDPKLICAELGMCVLADLDDLEVDEALKYDVIALPHQDNKLSTIRDPPSCALCEFIMTKLDSDLKNKTEQDAIKRAIESVCNHLPATVRKQCDTFVDGYASAVLKLLSDVPPKEVCQKLQLCFSVAVTDEVVECGVCHGVTQALLPFLQEKKDDETEVTALQMTSVGCENLPAKYYKICSEMISIYGNSIKNLAKRPYIDQSHICAEIGKCFDSEKSSLAFARISA